In Chryseobacterium camelliae, one DNA window encodes the following:
- a CDS encoding DUF6646 family protein has protein sequence MKKLVLILMVVFAGITANAQAWTGKGDQKIQLGLNAWGYGTGVTGTYDYGLNKLISIGAGLNAYFDGYKDNDKDNRVFVFGRLNFHLQEALDLPEKWDIYPGVDLGVLGKDFGIGAHIGARYFFNDRIGVFAEVGNNGSLGVSFNL, from the coding sequence ATGAAGAAATTGGTTTTAATCTTAATGGTTGTATTCGCGGGAATCACAGCCAACGCACAGGCATGGACAGGTAAAGGAGATCAGAAAATCCAGCTGGGCCTTAATGCATGGGGCTATGGAACCGGGGTAACCGGAACCTATGATTACGGGCTCAACAAACTTATTTCCATAGGAGCAGGACTGAATGCTTATTTTGACGGGTATAAGGATAATGATAAAGACAACCGTGTTTTTGTTTTCGGACGGCTGAACTTCCACCTTCAGGAAGCACTGGACCTTCCTGAAAAATGGGACATATATCCTGGAGTTGACCTTGGTGTCTTAGGCAAGGACTTCGGTATCGGGGCACACATCGGAGCCCGTTACTTCTTTAACGACAGGATCGGGGTATTTGCAGAAGTGGGCAATAATGGCAGCCTGGGAGTATCGTTCAATTTGTAA